The genomic segment gtacttgcagttctcgcatgacctttatcatCCTCCCTCTGACTATCTGCTCAAACACTCTGGTTCCTCTCCCCCTGTAAATCCAGTTGAAAGTCCCCGGAGTAGCACTTGCAAACTGTTCCGCAacgatgttagtccccctccaattcaggtgcaCCCTGTCCCGTTTGAaaaggtcccatcttccctggaacaaggcccaattgtacGGAAACTTGgagtcctccctcctgcaccaactccttagccatcgAAAGATATAAAGGAGAAAAGTAATAGTGGAGTGAAGTAAAGCGAAGAAAATTTAAGTATAAAGAGAGGAAGTTGACATGATTTTAAAAGCACATTGAGTGTAAGAAAACTTTATCTGAATGCCCGCAGTTTTCCAAATAACGTCAGTGAAGTTGCGgtacaaatcagtacaaagggtgCGATTAAGTCGCCATTATGGAgacgtggttgcagggtggagaggattgcaAATTACATATCCAAGTatatcaggtaatacagaaggataggcaggaaggtcaAGGAGGTCGGGTAGCACACTTCATTAATGATGAGATCGGGGCGATTGTGAGAGACGGTGTAAGGTCCAAGGGGCAGAatattgaatccatctgggtagagataacgaatagtaaagggaaaactCACTGGTGTGAGTAGTCACTTGGCCACGGAATTATTACAGTGTCACAAGCAAGAAACAGGGGAACATCtgggcatgtaagaatggaacagcagatgtcatgggggactttaactcgCAGAATCAATTTGTTCGAGGCAGTCCTGAGGAGGACATCATAGACTGCAGCTGTGATGTCTTTCTAGAACTGCATGTTATTTAACCTACAAGGGCACGTTCATCCAGGTTCGTGACTCCCTTTCCCCGGAGTATGGAGAGCTAAGTACTTTCCATTTGAGACTCAGCCTGACAATTATTGCCTCCCTCATTCCTTCGTGCAATGTCTGTAGTTAAAAGAGTTCTGTTGAACTCTCAGTGCTCAACCGCAGGAGATCTATTTCCTCTAGGATTTCCTTATTGTCCTCTGGTTATTTCTAGTCTTAGTCTGACTCAGCAGGTACCTTCACCAGCGTCCATATCTCTGTCGTTATAGAAGAGATTACAACGTTAGGAGTTTCAGGAGTTGTTGTCTGCCATTGAAAACTCGCGAATGTCTCAGGTTGTACGGCGGTGAGCATTCTGGTCAGTCACATGGCCGCCTGGTGTGGAGGTTGCAACGCAGAGGGTCGCCAGAGGCTGAAGACGTTTCTAGAtcaatcagctccatcacgggcacaaccctcccctccatcgGGGACATGTTAAAGAGGAACCGCATCCAttactgaggaccctcaccacccgggAAATGCCCTGTCATCATTCGTACCATcggggaggagctacaggagcctgacgacCCGCAatcaaatccagggcaaaaaagaaaaagggccacttttcaacataattgtataagggctaagaaagTTGCAAAAGCGAGCCTGAAGTCTTTGTgagtcaatgcaaggagcattcgttagaaggtggatgaattaaaaacGCAGATAGTTATTAAcgaatatgatatagttgagatcacagagacatggttcCAGGCTGAccaggatgggagctcaacattcagggatgtTCAATATTCAGGAAGGAAAGACATGAAAGAAAGGGAGGTGGGGtcgcattgctggttagagaggacattaacgcaatagaaaggaatgACATTAGCcgagaagatgtggaatcgatatgggtagagctgcataacactaaggggcagaaaatgctggtgggagttgtgaaCAGGCCTCCTGACAGTAGTAGCAAGGATGAGGATGGTatcaaacaggaaattagaaatgtgtacaataaaggaacagctgttataatgggtgacttcaatctacatatagattgggtgaaccaaattggtattCTAGGCTATTCTAGAAATAgaacaggctattctagactgggtattgagcaatgaggaagggttgattAGCAACCTtctcgtgagaggccccttgggtaagagtgaccataatatggcggaattcttcattaagatggagagtgacatagttaattcagaaacagaggttctgaacttaaagaggggtaactttgaaggtatgagacgtgaattagctaagatagactggcaaatgacacttaagggATTGACGGTGGGTATGCAatagcaagcatttaaagattgcatggatgaactacaacaattgttcatcccagtttggcaaaagaataaatcaaggaatgtagtgcacccgtggctgacaagggaaattagggatagtatcaattccaaagaagaagcatacaaattagccagataaagtggctcacctgaggactgggagaaactcagagtgcagcagaggaggacaaaggacttAATTAGGAAGGCGAACAAAGATTATAAGAGAAaaatggcagggaacataaaaattcactgtaaaagcttttatagatatgtgaaaagaaaaagattggttaagacaaatgtaggtcccctacagacaaaaacaggtgaattgattatggggagcaaggacatggcagaccaattgaataattactctggttctgtcttcactaaggaggacataaataatcttccgaaaatagtagaggacagagggtccagtgagatggaggaactgagggaaatacatgttagtatggAAGTGGTGTGAGGTAAAATTAAAGGGatgaaaggcagataaatccccagggtcagatggtctgcatcgCAGACTGctcaaggaagtagcccaagaaatactggatgcattagtgataatgcTTCAAAACTCtatagattctggactagttcctgaggattggagagtggctaatgtaaccccactttgtaaaaaaagagggagagagaaaccggggaattatagaccggttagcctaacatcgtgGTGGGAAAACTGCTAGAGTCTgttatcaaagatatgataacagcacattcggaaagcggtgaaatcatcggacaaagtcaacatggatttgtgaaaggaaaatcatggacccactcaggagattagtgtggaaacttaaagcacacggtattgcggttatgttattgatgtggatagagaattggttggcagacaggaagcaaagattatgtataaacaggaccttttcagaatggccggccgtgactagtggggtagcgccagggtcagtgctgggaccccagttgtttacaatatatattactgacttagacgagggaattaaatgcagcatctccaagtttgcggatgacacgaagctgggcggcagttttagctgtgaggaggatgctaagaggatgcagggtgacttggataggttgggtgagtgggcaaattcatgccagatgcaatttaatgtggataaatgtgaagttatccacgttggtggcaaaaacaggaaatcagattattatctgaatggtggccgattagggaaaggggaggtgcaacgagagctgggtgtcattatacaccggtcattgaaagtgggcatgcaggtacagcaggcggtgaaaaagacgaatggtaagctggcatttatagcgagaggattcgagtacaggagcagggaggtactactgcagttgtacaaggccttggtgagaccacacctggagtattgtgtgcagttttggtccccaaatctgaggaaagatatcttgccatggagggagtacaaagaaggttcaccaggtttattcctgggatggcaggactctcatataatgaaagactgcatcgactaggcttatactcgttggaatttagaagattgaggggggatgttattgaaacgtataaaatcctaaagggattggaaaggctagatgcaggaatattgttcccgatgttggggtagtccagaacgaggggtcacagtttgaggataaaggggaagccttttaggactgagattaggtaaaatttcttcacacagagagtggtgtatctgggGAATTCCctgccgcaggaaacagttgaggccagttcattgggtatattttaagagagatttagatatggcccttgtggctaacggaatcagggggtatggagagaaggcaggtacagggttctgagttggatgatcagccatgatcatactgaatggcggtgcaggctcgaagggccgaatggcctacggCTGCACCATTTTTCAATGTTTCTGTGTTTTTATTTAAAACAAGTTACTTCCCTTCCACTATCAGATTACTAAACGCTTCCTGAATCCATGAGCGCCCTCGATATTCAGCTatttgctgtatttttttttaatttttgaaaCTTACATTGCATTTATATCTTTGCGCAGTGTTGATTGTGCAAATGATCAACTCTCAGGTGGTGTCAGTCACAGACAATAGATCAGACCGTGATTGCGGTTACAAATATGCGCTGCAGACAGACAGGACATGTGGCACGCTGCTCGTCACTGAGTATAGGATTCGGGAGGTCACATTgcggttgtacaagacattggtgaggccacacttggagtactgcgtttGGTCCTGGTCGCCCTGGTGTAGGAAAGGTGAACCGGAAAGAGTGCAGACGGAaacttacgaggatgttgccaggattcgaGTGGCTGCATTGTGGAGACTGGGCTGGCGTGAGGAGATTATTCTTTGGAGAGCACGGGTGATATTATAGAGGTGGATAAAACcccgaggggcatagatagagtgaatccGCACAGTCCTTTACCCCagggtcgggaatctgtgaaccAGAGTGCATAGGAGTGAGGTGAGAGTGGGTGGAGACGAGGGAGAGATAACAGAGAAGGAGTGGTGGAGAGCGGtgcagggaggggaggagagtgggagagatggcGAGAAAGAAGGAGATTGATAGGGAAAGAGGATTGTAGGACAGTGTTCGGGGAATAGGATGCGACTAGCGGAGGAGAATGTTTGGGGATGGACAGATTGGGTGAAGAGGGAATTTCAGGATGACGTGTataagagagaggaagggagatggGGGAGAAAAACGGATTGTAATGTGATTCAAGTTGGCCCTACGGACTGTTGACAGAGATCCCGGATCTTTTCAGGAATATCCGTGCACGAATGTGCACTCTTCTCGCAGATGAAACGGTGTTGACGCTCGCAATAGTTCCTCCATATGTGCGAGTTGCAGTTCACGCAGACGGACgttccactgaaatacttgtaCAGAAGACGAGAAGCCACGTCCCTATCATAGAAGGTTAAAAAATTTCAACAGGGTCAAAACAGCTCCAGAAGGACACCTGAGACCGTCACCAAAATAATCCCACTTAATCTCACTTTCCACACAGCCCCGCATCGgaccacaaactaatcccactgacccactttATACCCACAGGcccgtgtcagtctccaaactgattgcactgccccactctctcccccacagCCATGTAACAGAATCCAATCTACTATCGCTCACTTCCCACATCCCCGGTGCGTCATCAAACTACTGCCACTGATCCATCACCAGTATATAGTCCAGTAACAACCCGATTCTCACCTATCCtcgcattttccaatccagtatgCTGGGTATTGGTCGGCGAGAGCCTTGGAAACAACATTCTgccaaattaaatttatttaattaatgtTAGGAAATGAGACTCTCTCAATCATTGAAACCGAGAGTAGGGaactttactctgtgtctgaccccaggaatatgtgatgggacggtgtggagtgagcatcactctgtgtctgcccACGGGTGGGTGTAACGTGACGATGTGAAgcgagcttcactctgcgtctaaTCCCGGGAGAGATGATGGGACCGTGAGCAGTgggcttcactctgcgtctgacgcCGGAAGTGTGTGAGGGAACAGCGTTAAGGGAGCTTTCCGGTGTCTGACCGCAGGAGTGTGCGACAGGTCGGTGTgtaggaagcttcactctgtgtcaatCCCCGGGagatgtgatgggactgtgtagatgatgttcactctgtgtctcaccccgggagtgtgtgatgagacggtccggagggagattcactctgtgtctcaccccgagaatgtgtgattggacggtgtgaagtgcacttcactctgtgtctgaccccgagactgtgatgggacgttgtAGAGGGAGAATCACTCTTTGTCTGACatcgggagtgtgtaatgggacggtgtggagttagCTTTGTTTTGTTTCtatccccgggagtgtgtgtggaaggagcttcacatTGTGTCTCACCCCGAGAGGTCATGATTATTGATATTTCTTCTCACAGTAAGACATACCTTTTCCTCGTTTGAATTTATTTCGAGGAGCCCTGCATCAAATTCTGAACAATATCCCCTCGCTCCATCATAAGATTTGACAACCGTGGATATGAAATAACACCGGTTTTCATTTTCGAACCAGTCCTGGGAACGTGTTTGCTCTGCAAGTCATGAACAAGATACCGTGAATCTTCCTCCATAAATCCCGTTGCACCGACTGGGATCTGAAAATAGTGAACCTCCCTCcatacagtcccatcacacactcccggggtcagacacagagttaacaTCCCTCCACACGTTCCCATCACACTATCCGGCAGTCAGACACCGAGTGAGTCTCCGTccgcgccgtcccatcacacactcccggggtcagacacagagtgaatctccctccgcgccgtcccatcacacactcacggggtcagacacagagtgaaactccctccacaccgtcccatcacacactcccggggacagtcacagagtgaatctccctccacaccgtcccatcacacactgccggggtcagacacagagtgaaactccctccacaccgtcccatcacacactcccggggtcagacacagagtgaaactccctccacaccgtcccatcacatactcccggggtcagacacagagtgaaactccctccacaccgtcccatcacacactcatggggtcagacacagagttaacaTCCCTCCACACGTTCCCATCACACTATCTGGCAGTCAGACACCGAGTGAGTCTCCCTccgcgccgtcccatcacacactcccggggtcagacacagagtgaatctccctccgcgccgtcccatcacacactcacggggtcagacacagagtgaaactccctccacaccgtcccatcacacactcccggggacagtcacagagtgaatctccctccacaccgtcccatcacacactgccggcgtcagacacagagtgaaactccctccacaccgtcccatcacacactcccggggtcagacacagagtgaaactccctccacaccgtcccatcacatactcccggggtcagacacagagtgaaactccctccacaccgtcccatcacacactcatggggtgagacacagagtcaatctccctccagacagacccatcacaaactcccggggtcaaacacagagtgaatctccctccacaacgtcccatcacacactcccggggtcagacacacagctaTCATCactccacacggtcccatcacacaatccggctgtcagacactgagtgaatctccctccacacagtcccatcaaaGTCACGGGTTCAaacactgagtgaagctcccacTACAACGTCCTATCACCTACTCCCgtagtcagacacagagtgaatctccctccacactgtcccatcacacaatccggggatcagacacagagtgaatctccttccgcaccgtcccgtcacacactcccggcgtcagacgcagagtgaaccTCCTTGCACACAGTCCTATCACAAACatccggggtcaaacacagagtgactcttcctccataccgtcccatcacacactcctggggtcattGTAGATCTTTCTCCGCATCGCCCCATCACACATTTCTGGGATCAGACGCAGAGCGAAGCTCTCTCCGCACAGTCACGTCACTCATCCCAGAAGTCAGAGAGAGAGTAAAGCCCGTGTCGCCCGAGCTATCACAGAGTTCTCATGTCaaacgcagagtgaagctccttatGCATGATCTCTTCCCACAGTCGGGGTTAGACGCAGATTAAAGTTATACACGTcgtgccccatcacacactcccggggtcagactgtAGGTGTCACtgtttccacaccgtcccatcacacactcccggagtaagACAGCAGGTTCGCTGCCTCCTTACCGTTCCATCTCACTTTCCACGGTCGGatatagagtgaagctccctccacaccatccaatcacaccgtcccaggatcagacacagaatacAACTCACTCCACaatgtcccatcgcacactcccagggcaaGAGATGGAGTGAAGCTCtccacctcccccctctccctctccctctccctcctcccccctctccccaccgccTCGTTGATGAGGAGCAGGGGGACGGGGGGATGTCGTCTCACCTCTTCTCCTGCTGAGATATTGGCAAATCTGAGCTTTGGTTTCGGTGATGGTCCTGTACTTCGTTTCGAGCTGATTGCATTCATGACGGAGTTCGATGTCTGTTTGATTCAGCTCGGTGAGTTCGGAATTGaggacggtaatgttgttttcgAGTTTGGATAGGTTGTTGTTGAGGACGGAAAGATTCTTTAGACAGTTTCTCTGGGAGAGTTCCAGGCGGGAGTTCTCAGATGTCCTGGATTTAAGGGTTGAGTTCAGCTCATGGACTTGCTGTTGATATTGGCGTTGGGTCCTGTTCATCTCCTGATGTTGTTCCCAAAGTCTCCGGTAGTTTCGGTCGGAGGTGATCAGAGACTGACGAGTCTGTGATACTAAGAGTGATAGtaaggggtgtgtcagtgacacggtgtgaggtgtgtcggtgtcacagtgaattGTCTGTCGGTGTCAGATGACGGGAGTGTCTGTGTCACAATGAGAAGCCTGTCTGTCACAAGATCTGCGGAACTGTCAGTGTCACGGTGTTGGGAGTGTCGGGGTCACACTGAGGTGTGTGTTGGTGTCATAGTGAAGGGTGtgtctctgtcacagtgaggggtgtgtgggtgtcaaAATGAGGGGCCAGTTGGTGTCACAATGAGGGACCTGTCTGTGACTGGGTGCCACAGGGAAAGGCCTGTTTGTGTCACAGCGATGGACCTCTCTGTGACACAATGTGTTGAATGTTGGTCTCACAATCAGGGGCGTGTCGGTGCCACGGTGACTGCGTGACGGTGTCCATGTGAAGGgagtgtcagtgttacggtgtgGGGTGTGTAAGTGTCACAGTTTTGGTGTAATGGTGTGGAAAATGTTGCTGTCATGGATAGCGGTGTGTTGGTGTAATGGTGTGCTCTGGACAGTGTCACGGTCttgggagtgtcggtgtcacagtgagaggtatgTCGGGGTTATCGTGAGTGTACTATTGTAATGGTCTTCTGTCATAATATTGGTAAGGTTCCTCTCTATGCTACGTTGAGGGTAACTTCTGTGTCATGGTAAGGGGCGTGTCGCTGTCACCGTGAGGGCCGTGTCACTGTCACTGTGAGGAAAGTGTTGTTGTCACGGTGAGGAACATGTCGCTGTCAAAGTGAGGGCCGTGTCGCTGTCACGGTgagagtgtgtcggtgtcacactgAGGGGCGTGTCGGCGTAACTGTGAAGGGCAtttcggtgtcacggtgagggcaTTGTCGGTGTCACAGTAAGCTTTTACATTCCACCCTGTTACTTTCCGGTCTGACTTCACCCGGGGCCCGTTCGACTTACCACTAATGGACAGCCCGACAACTATCGCGATAAGGGCGCATGTAACTAGGCAGAGTATGTAGAACTCACGGTGCGATCTATTTCCGATGTTCTCTTTCGGCTCCTGTTTATGCGCACCTGTAGAGAGAACATTCAGCGTGTGTGTGAATTCAGCCGTCTCCCCCACTGTTTTTCCCTTCCACCCACCGTCCGCACTCTCTCCTTCCACCAcgatcacccgtccctctctcAATCTCATCTACTGTCAGCCGTTATCGTTGAGAGTCCAACTTCCCTGACTTGGCAGAGTCTGACAGATGTCTAACCGATTCCAGAGATCAGTCAGATCTCCACCGAGTCTCTTCCGCTCCAGAGGAAGCAACCCAGGTGTCCGACCCCTCGTTGTAAAACATGCCATGGAATCCAGGCAGCGTCTTGTTAAGTCTCTCCTGCGGCTGCCAAACGCCTTGACATGTTACTGATAATGTGGTGACCGGAACTGTATACTATACACCTGATTCAGCCTTAGCGGTGATATTTATATCGTTGCAACATAACTCCCTGACATTTGTACTCAATGCCCCGAACAATAAAGGGAAGAATGCCAAAGGTCTTCTTAACCATCCCATTAAACTGTGCAGACACGTTCAGGGAGCGATGAACATGGACCCCGAagctgctgtaggttttccatctTTCTATGTTTAAACACTGTTTTGGGTCGTGGCTTTCACAGTGCGTCATTTCTTTCATTTCACCGACCAAGCCGCAATATTTTAGGTTTGTCCGGGTTAACCTCCATCTGCCCGGTCTCCAAACCATTTATGTAACTGATCTACGTCCCACtgaattctttgccagtcttctccgCTCTCCACAGCAATACCTCTcgccgtatcatctgcaaacctaacAACCCACCCACCTACAaattcatccagatcatttaaatGCATtttggagccaagaggtaatgttgcagctatataggccctggtcagaccccacgtggAGTTCTGTGATCACTtcgggtcacctcactatagggaggaCGTGGAAACAATAGAAAAGGTACAGatgagatttgcaaggatgttgcctggattagggagcatgccttatgagaaaaggttgagagaaattggccttttctccttggagcgacggaggatgagaggtgacctgatagaggtgtataaggtaatgagaggcattgatcgtgcggatcgtcagaggctttttcccagggctaaaatggctagcacgaaagTGCAtagttttaaaatacttggaagtaggtacagaggagaagtcggggtacgttttttacgcagagagtggtgactgcgtggTGCCGGCCGTGGCGATGGCGGAGGCGGTaccgatagggtctttaaagagactccagGATcgctacatgaagcttagaaaaatagagggctatgggtaaagcccaggTAGTTGTAAGTTAAGGACaagttcgacacagctttgtgggccgaagggcctgtattgtgaagtatgttttctatgtttctatgtttctgaaccACCCATTTACAATTTCGTCCAGATAATTTATGTAGATCACAGACAGGGATTTAACTGGGGAGCCGAGTGACAACCTTTTATTGCCCAGATGGCGCTCagtctgtggaatgagctgacagtggaaggggtcgaggcagatacattagaaaccTGGTCACTTGGGAGAATGACGCGCGATCTCTCCAAAATGACGTCATTTCTGCGAGCTCTGACCTGTTTGTGCAGTGGTTGGCAGCCCGCCGGGTCCCGAGGCAATGGGAGGATCTTCGTCCTCATCGATGCGGGGTTCCTCTTTCCGAAAGTTCAGCTCTGAGTAGGTGGAGGTCAGATCGTCTGGGGGAGAGAGTCGGACAGGCAGGTGAGGAAGAGAGTCAGAACGGTAGagaatgggagagagaaagaagagagggggagaaaaaagagaaaatgtGGCAAGTGAGGAGGAAAAAGGTGGTTAGACAGCATGGGGGTGGGGTGAGACAGATGAGAGACACGGGGACGCAGAAGAGGAGAGCGATGGACGAGCGAGGAGTAGACAGCGATAGGGGCGATGAGAAGAAAATGCAAGTGGAAgaatggggagggagaagggCGTGAGAGAGGCggagacagagtgggagagagagacgggagagagTAGGGGAACAGTGAGATGACggagagaggtgtgagagagcgCGAAAGAGAAGGGGATTGAGAAGGGTGAGTGAGAGGAAGAGAAAAGTGGAAGAGGGATGAGGAAGAGATTTTGACAGAGAGAAGAAAGAGCGAAGGGTGAGAGCGTCGGGGAAAGGAAGGGAGGCGTCGATAGAGGGGAAGAGAAGGCGCAAGGGGAGATGAGCGGCAAATTTAGGGACAAAGAGAGTTGTGGAGGCCGGGAGGGGTGGACGGGgggttgagggagagagtgagcagaGAGAGACGGAAAGATCGCGAGGGGAAGATCGAGAATGCAAAAGACACTGACTTTGATTGAGGAGAGACGGGAGGGAGAGGGGACAATGAGAGAGGGTGAAGAGAATGAGTCAGTGGGAGACAGCAGATaaaacagggagagaggaggggagagagggaaagagcggaggaaggagagggtgggaggaggtgacGGAGGGGACAGAAAGGGAAAGTGGGAAATGCGGTGGGTTAAGAAAAGGGAGAAAGTGGTTAAGGTTTTACACCGCGCTCCCCCCTCACCGTCTCT from the Mobula birostris isolate sMobBir1 chromosome 13, sMobBir1.hap1, whole genome shotgun sequence genome contains:
- the LOC140207238 gene encoding uncharacterized protein isoform X3, encoding MVVTDVFPGVGQQERRLLFHIDGGKISRWSEAKIFEVWLKAAGNELNRGKDDLTSTYSELNFRKEEPRIDEDEDPPIASGPGGLPTTAQTGAHKQEPKENIGNRSHREFYILCLVTCALIAIVVGLSISVSQTRQSLITSDRNYRRLWEQHQEMNRTQRQYQQQVHELNSTLKSRTSENSRLELSQRNCLKNLSVLNNNLSKLENNITVLNSELTELNQTDIELRHECNQLETKYRTITETKAQICQYLSRRREQTRSQDWFENENRCYFISTVVKSYDGARGYCSEFDAGLLEINSNEEKNVVSKALADQYPAYWIGKCEDRDVASRLLYKYFSGTSVCVNCNSHIWRNYCERQHRFICEKSAHSCTDIPEKIRDLCQQSVGPT
- the LOC140207238 gene encoding uncharacterized protein isoform X2 → MVVTDVFPGVGQQERRLLFHIDGGKISRWSEAKIFEVWLKAAGNELNRGKAEPDESYAELNVKTLSALRVQTDEDDLTSTYSELNFRKEEPRIDEDEDPPIASGPGGLPTTAQTGAHKQEPKENIGNRSHLSQTRQSLITSDRNYRRLWEQHQEMNRTQRQYQQQVHELNSTLKSRTSENSRLELSQRNCLKNLSVLNNNLSKLENNITVLNSELTELNQTDIELRHECNQLETKYRTITETKAQICQYLSRRREQTRSQDWFENENRCYFISTVVKSYDGARGYCSEFDAGLLEINSNEEKNVVSKALADQYPAYWIGKCEDRDVASRLLYKYFSGTSVCVNCNSHIWRNYCERQHRFICEKSAHSCTDIPEKIRDLCQQSVGPT
- the LOC140207238 gene encoding uncharacterized protein isoform X1, translating into MVVTDVFPGVGQQERRLLFHIDGGKISRWSEAKIFEVWLKAAGNELNRGKAEPDESYAELNVKTLSALRVQTDEDDLTSTYSELNFRKEEPRIDEDEDPPIASGPGGLPTTAQTGAHKQEPKENIGNRSHREFYILCLVTCALIAIVVGLSISVSQTRQSLITSDRNYRRLWEQHQEMNRTQRQYQQQVHELNSTLKSRTSENSRLELSQRNCLKNLSVLNNNLSKLENNITVLNSELTELNQTDIELRHECNQLETKYRTITETKAQICQYLSRRREQTRSQDWFENENRCYFISTVVKSYDGARGYCSEFDAGLLEINSNEEKNVVSKALADQYPAYWIGKCEDRDVASRLLYKYFSGTSVCVNCNSHIWRNYCERQHRFICEKSAHSCTDIPEKIRDLCQQSVGPT
- the LOC140207238 gene encoding uncharacterized protein isoform X4, whose amino-acid sequence is MDDSETYINVKFTKTDARSPSPAEPDESYAELNVKTLSALRVQTDEDDLTSTYSELNFRKEEPRIDEDEDPPIASGPGGLPTTAQTGAHKQEPKENIGNRSHREFYILCLVTCALIAIVVGLSISVSQTRQSLITSDRNYRRLWEQHQEMNRTQRQYQQQVHELNSTLKSRTSENSRLELSQRNCLKNLSVLNNNLSKLENNITVLNSELTELNQTDIELRHECNQLETKYRTITETKAQICQYLSRRREQTRSQDWFENENRCYFISTVVKSYDGARGYCSEFDAGLLEINSNEEKNVVSKALADQYPAYWIGKCEDRDVASRLLYKYFSGTSVCVNCNSHIWRNYCERQHRFICEKSAHSCTDIPEKIRDLCQQSVGPT